In one window of Trachemys scripta elegans isolate TJP31775 chromosome 5, CAS_Tse_1.0, whole genome shotgun sequence DNA:
- the KLF3 gene encoding Krueppel-like factor 3 codes for MLMFDPVPIKQEAMEPISVSYQSNYMDQMKPNKYSVIYPTPNMLHNKFYQTPEGLSNGIQMEPVDLTVNKRSSPHSAGSSPSPLKFQTVHRRASPGLTLSSPSPPMKKFTPPPPPGVQPFSMPLTIPPVMAALSRPGLRSPGILPIIQPLVVQPVPFMYAPHLQQPIMVSTVLPEELENPSSMQVPVIESYEKPTLKKTIKVEPGIESPRPEFYPEQMSPPMMTSLSPQQIMLQENHPSVIVQPGKRPLPVESPDTQRKRRIHRCDYEGCNKVYTKSSHLKAHRRTHTGEKPYKCTWEGCTWKFARSDELTRHFRKHTGIKPFQCPDCDRSFSRSDHLALHRKRHMLV; via the exons ATGCTAATGTTTGATCCAGTCCCTATCAAGCAAGAAGCCATGGAACCTATTTCAGTG TCATACCAGTCCAATTACATGGACCAAATGAAGCCAAACAAATACAGTGTCATTTATCCTACCCCAAATATGTTGCACAATAAATTCTATCAAACCCCAGAAGGACTATCTAATGGAATCCAAATGGAGCCAGTTGACCTTACAGTGAATAAACGAAGCTCACCACATTCAGCTGGAAGTTCTCCTTCTCCTCTGAAATTTCAGACTGTACATAGAAGAGCCTCACCTGGAttaactttgtcctcacccagcCCACCTATGAAAAAATTCACCCCACCACCTCCCCCAGGAGTTCAACCTTTTTCCATGCCATTAACAATCCCTCCAGTAATGGCTGCTCTTTCACGCCCTGGACTTAGGAGCCCTGGGATACTTCCAATTATACAGCCACTTGTGGTCCAACCTGTTCCTTTTATGTATGCTCCACATCTCCAGCAACCTATAATGGTGTCTACTGTTCTTCCAGAAGAGTTGGAAAATCCAAGTAGCATGCAAG TGCCTGTAATTGAATCTTATGAGAAGCCCACATTAAAGAAAACAATCAAAGTagaaccaggaattgaatccCCAAGACCCGAGTTCTATCCTGAACAAATGTCTCCTCCAATGATGACCTCCTTGTCTCCTCAGCAAATAATGTTGCAAGA GAATCACCCTTCAGTTATAGTTCAGCCGGGAAAGAGACCTTTACCTGTGGAATCTCCAGACACACAAAGGAAACGCAGAATACACAGGTGTGATTACGAAGGTTGCAACAAGGTCTATACTAAAAGCTCCCACCTAAAAGCACACAGAAGAACGCATACAG GTGAAAAGCCATACAAGTGCACCTGGGAGGGATGCACGTGGAAGTTTGCTCGTTCTGATGAACTAACACGACATTTCCGTAAACATACCGGAATCAAACCCTTCCAGTGCCCGGACTGTGACCGTAGTTTCTCACGCTCGGACCATCTTGCTCTCCACAGGAAACGCCATATGCTAGTCTGA